A single Denticeps clupeoides unplaced genomic scaffold, fDenClu1.1, whole genome shotgun sequence DNA region contains:
- the LOC114772834 gene encoding sal-like protein 4 translates to MSRRKQAKPQHINSEGPESGVLQDGRAEEEGNVMKRCRLEETRVCEKCCAEFFDEREFLEHQKNCTKTQQVVIMKDSEGGDIQLEYTQGSPEDLPNSRDHSLSSTSHTNGMMKEMDVEDEELSRSDSGEDLSKQAQSDMSPTSDVGYIPSKDSNNVTLETMPATKVAVTQHSSLNSSVSSQKSPPSQEITTAAVQAIPMILEQLVSLQQQQLQQIQLTEQIRIQVAMMAPHGLTAVGATLDPLKALGAHLSQQLSAAAALIGKRTGTQSLSLEALKPGKLPQASGVPVPLSSGMPSVPGKVDVKGLPDLAGRLPALLPQSPGALVFQSPFSALAVSGLDAAKKGKSKVPGLAPELKNGSGEQAFKHKCKFCGKMFGNDSALQIHLRSHTGERPYKCNICGNRFTTKGNLKVHFQRHKDKYPHIKMNPHPVPEHLDNVPTSSGIPYGMSVPLEESNLVDSKPVLGLSTSGFHPTVLQGFKPFDLSDPSSQRPASSGSDGVSSNPGMFAQEIGVDPSQEPLDGLASMRHVNGDHNSGTAMLQQMVDGLEKKTNDPNECVICHRVLSCQSSLKMHYRTHTGERPYKCKICGRAFSTKGNLKAHYGVHRANTPLKMQHSCPICQKKFTNAVVLQQHIRMHMGGQIPNTPLPETPFDGPEPMDSSLTEEKPVIDAVANGFEESLEEQDSELEVQEKPGHSPSLDAMVPNASTATPRDDTLTLQGPQSMFTGIAALENHMKSLTSALNLQRQSSTTSETEVGPKDYPSGATAAVGEQDYKNGGSPAVSDSASFHSSSPVGSQRDSSKSPEPAVAEPASRLDSDGGMQDSSDGGGALDLTSPSFPPKAIKEEPGLSYGEYGSNHLPYMRVPPSLVKLEMQIPPEAPMGAHGLYGSQMPQGTSVQPPPSSAPRRSAKQHLCNACGKNFSSASALQIHERTHTGEKPFACTICGRAFTTKGNLKVHVGTHMWNNSTRRGQRLSLDNPMALMAMSSEAKILPDMIQTPKELVPPPMNFDASVWNQYAAAFTNGLTMKTNEISVIQNGGIPLPGTLAGGPLVGSTGGVMKIDGSQTGLSAAVAQMEKNGSESVSKAPFPHFMEEGKIAVN, encoded by the exons ATGTCGAGGCGCAAGCAGGCGAAGCCGCAGCACATCAACTCTGAGGGTCCGGAGAGCG GGGTTCTTCAGGATGGCAGAGCTGAAGAGGAAGGGAATGTGATGAAGAGATGTCGACTTGAGGAGACCAGAGTCTGTGAAAAGTGCTGTGCAGAGTTCTTTGATGAGCGCGAGTTTCTGGAACATCAAAAAAATTGCACTAAAACCCAGCAGGTGGTCATCATGAAGGACAGCGAGGGTGGGGACATCCAATTAGAATACACCCAGGGGTCACCTGAAGACCTTCCGAATAGCCGCGACCACAGCCTGTCCTCCACCTCTCACACCAATGGGATGATGAAAGAGATGGACGTGGAGGATGAAGAACTTTCCAGATCTGACAGTGGTGAAGACCTCTCAAAGCAAGCACAGTCAGACATGTCCCCCACCTCTGATGTGGGGTATATTCCCTCCAAagactctaacaatgtcaccTTAGAAACCATGCCAGCCACCAAGGTAGCTGTTACTCAACATTCGTCATTAAACTCTTCAGTGTCAAGCCAAAAGTCCCCACCATCTCAGGAGATAACCACGGCAGCAGTGCAGGCCATTCCCATGATCCTCGAGCAGCTGGTAagtctgcagcagcagcagctccaacaGATCCAATTGACTGAACAGATTCGTATCCAGGTGGCCATGATGGCTCCTCATGGTCTCACTGCTGTGGGTGCCACCTTGGACCCTCTGAAGGCTTTGGGTGCTCACCTCTCTCAGCAGCTCTCTGCTGCCGCAGCTCTTATTGGCAAACGCACAGGCACCCAGAGCCTCTCTCTGGAGGCATTGAAACCGGGGAAGCTTCCTCAGGCCAGTGGTGTCCCTGTCCCTCTGTCGTCTGGGATGCCTTCAGTCCCTGGCAAAGTTGACGTTAAGGGACTCCCGGATTTGGCTGGTCGACTCCCTGCCCTGCTGCCCCAGTCCCCCGGGGCCCTGGTCTTCCAGAGTCCTTTCAGCGCGTTAGCGGTGTCTGGACTGGATGCAGCAAAAAAAGGCAAGAGCAAAGTTCCTGGTTTGGCGCCCGAGTTGAAGAATGGCTCTGGAGAGCAGGCGTTCAAGCACAAGTGCAAGTTCTGTGGGAAGATGTTTGGCAACGACAGTGCGCTACAGATTCACTTGCGTTCCCACACGGGTGAAAGGCCCTATAAGTGTAACATTTGCGGCAACCGCTTCACTACTAAAGGGAACCTCAAGGTGCACTTTCAAAGGCACAAAGACAAGTACCCGCACATTAAGATGAACCCCCACCCCGTTCCAGAGCACCTGGACAACGTTCCCACCAGCAGCGGCATACCCTATGGCATGTCTGTGCCCCTTGAAGAGTCCAACCTTGTTGACAGCAAGCCTGTGCTGGGCCTTTCTACTTCAGGTTTTCACCCAACTGTGCTGCAGGGCTTTAAACCATTTGACTTAAGTGACCCTTCCTCACAAAGGCCTGCCTCTTCAGGAAGCGATGGCGTGTCCTCCAACCCTGGCATGTTTGCACAGGAAATTGGTGTGGATCCAAGCCAGGAGCCTTTAGATGGGCTGGCGAGCATGCGGCACGTCAATGGTGACCACAACTCCGGCACCGCCATGCTTCAGCAGATGGTGGATGGGCTGGAAAAGAAGACCAATGATCCCAATGAGTGTGTCATCTGCCACCGCGTGCTGAGCTGCCAGAGCTCGTTGAAGATGCACTATCGTACTCACACTGGTGAGCGCCCGTACAAGTGCAAGATCTGTGGCCGTGCCTTCTCCACCAAAGGCAACCTGAAAGCCCACTATGGTGTTCACCGTGCCAACACGCCGCTAAAGATGCAACACTCCTGCCCCATTTGCCAGAAGAAGTTTACAAATGCTGTGGTGCTTCAGCAGCATATTCGAATGCACATGGGTGGCCAGATCCCCAATACTCCTCTTCCGGAGACCCCCTTTGATGGCCCAGAACCAATGGACTCCAGCCTAACTGAGGAAAAGCCTGTGATCGATGCGGTAGCTAATGGCTTTGAGGAGAGCCTCGAGGAGCAGGATTCTGAGTTAGAGGTGCAGGAGAAGCCTGGTCACTCCCCTTCGTTGGATGCCATGGTTCCTAATGCGTCCACTGCCACTCCTCGAGATGACACTCTGACCCTGCAAGGGCCTCAGTCAATGTTTACTGGCATCGCAGCACTAGAAAACCATATGAAGAGCCTGACCTCTGCTCTGAACCTGCAGCGACAGAGCAGCACTACGTCTGAGACTGAGGTTGGGCCCAAGGACTACCCGTCTGGGGCTACTGCAGCTGTGGGGGAGCAGGACTACAAGAATGGGGGCAGCCCTGCTGTATCCGACTCTGCTTCCTTCCACTCGTCCTCTCCCGTCGGCAGCCAGCGGGACAGCAGCAAGTCCCCTGAACCAGCTGTAGCTGAGCCAGCTTCCAGACTGGACTCTGATGGTGGGATGCAGGATTCCAGTGATGGTGGAGGAGCCTTAGACTTGACCTCACCTAGTTTCCCTCCTAAAGCAATTAAGGAAGAACCTGGCTTGTCTTACGGAGAATATG GCTCAAACCATCTGCCTTACATGAGGGTTCCTCCCAGCCTGGTGAAGCTGGAGATGCAGATCCCACCAGAGGCTCCCATGGGTGCCCATGGCCTCTACGGCTCTCAGATGCCCCAGGGCACCAGCGTGCAGCCTCCCCCCTCCAGCGCCCCACGCCGCTCTGCTAAGCAGCACCTGTGTAATGCCTGTGGGAAGAACTTCTCCTCTGCCAGTGCTCTGCAGATCCATGAACGAACacatactggtgagaagcccttTGCCTGCACCATCTGTGGAAGGGCTTTCACCACCAAAGGCAACCTGAAG GTACATGTTGGAACCCATATGTGGAATAACTCTACTAGACGAGGGCAACGCTTATCTCTGGACAACCCAATGGCTCTGATGGCCATGAGCTCTGAAGCAAAGATTCTGCCAGACATGATTCAGACTCCCAAAGAGCTGGTCCCACCACCCATGAACTTTGATGCCTCTGTCTGGAACCAGTATGCAGCCGCATTCACTAATGGGCTCACGATGAAGACCAACGAGATCTCAGTCATACAGAATGGCGGAATCCCCTTGCCTGGCACCCTGGCCGGGGGTCCTTTGGTGGGCTCCACTGGTGGAGTCATGAAGATCGACGGCTCGCAGACTGGTTTGTCTGCAGCTGTGGCGCAGATGGAGAAGAACGGCTCTGAGAGTGTGTCCAAGGCGCCGTTCCCTCACTTCATGGAGGAGGGCAAGATTGCGGTGAATTAG
- the LOC114772830 gene encoding probable phospholipid-transporting ATPase IIA — MADNIPLQPVRHKKRHDGHQRDGCCGWSRCCGMGDFRPRTVWLGHPEKREQRYPRNVINNQKYNFFTFLPGVLFNQFKYFFNLYFLLLACSQFVNELRLGALYTYWVPLGFVLIITIVREAVEEVRCFLRDKEVNSQIYSKLSTRGTVKVKSSSIQVGDLIIVEKNQRVPADMIFLRTSEKNGSCFLRTDQLDGETDWKLRLPVSCTQRLPTAADLLQIRSYVYAEEPNIDIHNFIGTFTREDGDPPVNESLSIENTLWASTVIASGTVVGVVVYTGKELRSVMNTSNPRHKIGLFDLEVNCLTKILFGALVVVSLVMVALQHFAGRWYLQIFRFLLLFSNIVPISLRVNLDMGKMVFSWMIRKDSKIPGTVVRASTIPEQLGRISYLLTDKTGTLTQNEMVFRRLHLGTVAYGMDSMDEVQSHVFSAYTQPSHDLPTSRAPAATKVRKTISSRVHEAVKAIALVHNVTPVYESNGVTDQAEAEQHYEDTCRVYQASSPDEVSLVQWTESVGLTLVGRDQSSMQLRTPSGQILNFTILQIFPFTYESKRMGIIVRDETTGEITFYMKGADVVMAGIVQYNDWLEEECGNMAREGLRVLVVAKKSLTEEQYQDFEARYVQAKLSVHDRSLKVATVIESLEMEMELLCLTGVEDQLQADVRPTLEILRNAGIKVWMLTGDKLETATCTAKNAHLVTRNQDIHVFRPVTTRGEAHLELNAFRRKHDCALVISGDSLEVCLKFYEYEFMELACQCPAVVCCRCAPTQKAQIVRLLQERTGKLTCAVGDGGNDVSMIQEADCGVGVEGKEGKQASLAADFSVSQFKHLGRLLMVHGRNSYKRSAALSQFVIHRSLCISTMQAVFSSVFYFASVPLYQGFLIIGYSTIYTMFPVFSLVLDKDVKSEVAMLYPELYKDLLKGRPLSFKTFLIWVLISIYQGSIIMYGALLLFESEFVHIVAISFTSLILTELLMVALTVQTWHWLMIVAELLSLACYIASLVFLHEFIDVYFIATLSFVWKVTAITLVSCLPLYILKYLRRRFSPPSYSKLTS, encoded by the exons ATGGCGGACAACATCCCGCTGCAGCCCGTCCGACACAAGAAGCGACACGACGGCCACCAGCGGGACGG ATGCTGTGGATGGTCCAGGTGCTGCGGGATGGGCGACTTTCGCCCACGGACCGTCTGGTTGGGACACCCAGAGAAGCGAGAGCAGCGGTACCCCCGAAACGTCATCAACAACCAGAAATACAACTTCTTCACCTTCCTGCCCGGG GTCCTCTTTAATCAGTTCAAGTACTTCTTCAACCTTTACTTCCTGCTCCTGGCCTGCTCACAGTTTGTGAACGAACTGAGACTTGGGGCACTTTACACCTACTGGGTCcctctg GGCTTTGTGTTAATCATCACCATTGTGAGGGAGGCTGTGGAGGAGGTGAGATGTTTCCTGCGAGACAAAGAAGTCAATTCACAGATTTACAGCAAGCTGTCCACCAGAG GCACGGTGAAGGTGAAGAGCAGCTCCATCCAGGTGGGAGATCTTATCATCGTCGAGAAG AACCAGCGCGTTCCTGCAGACATGATCTTTCTGAGGACTTCAGAGAAAAATG GCTCCTGCTTCCTGAGGACGGACCAGTTAGATGGCGAGACGGACTGGAAGCTCCGCCTCCCTGTGTCCTGTACGCAGCGGCTGCCCACAGCAGCG GACCTTCTTCAGATCAGATCATATGTTTATGCCGAGGAGCCGAATATTGACATACACAACTTCATCGGTACATTCACCAGG GAGGATGGAGACCCACCAGTCAACGAGAGTCTGAGCATTGAGAACACGCTGTGGGCCAGCACTGTCATCGCCTCTG GTACTGTCGTGGGTGTTGTGGTCTACACAGGCAAAGAGCTGCGCAGCGTGATGAACACATCTAACCCCCGTCACAAG ATCGGCCTGTTTGACCTGGAGGTCAACTGTCTGACCAAGATCCTGTTTGGCGCGCTGGTTGTGGTCTCGCTCGTCATGGTGGCGCTGCAGCACTTTGCCGGTCGCTGGTACCTGCAGATCTTCcgcttcctgctgctgttctcCAACATTGTCCCCATCAG TCTGCGCGTGAACTTGGACATGGGCAAGATGGTCTTCAGCTGGATGATCCGGAAAGACTCCAAAATCCCTGGGACCGTGGTCCGGGCGAGCACCATTCCGGAGCAGCTGGGCCGCATCTCGTACCTTCTGACTGACAAGACAG GGACCCTGACCCAGAACGAGATGGTTTTCCGGAGGCTCCACCTCGGAACGGTGGCATACGGGATGGACTCCATGGACGAGGTGCAGAGTCATGTGTTCAGCGCCTACACCCAG CCTTCTCATGACCTCCCGACCTCTCGCGCTCCAGCCGCCACTAAAGTGCGTAAGACCATCAGCAGCCGCGTGCATGAGGCGGTGAAAGCCATCGCTCTGGTGCACAACGTCACGCCCGTCTACGAATCAAACGGCGTCACCGACCAGGCCGAGGCTGAGCAGCATTACGAGGACACGTGTagagtgtaccaggcgtccagtcctgacgag GTGTCCCTGGTCCAGTGGACGGAGAGCGTTGGTCTGACTCTGGTCGGTCGTGACCAGTCCTCCATGCAGCTGAGGACCCCTAGTGGGCAGATCCTGAACTTCACCATCCTGCAGATCTTCCCCTTCACCTATGAGAGCAAGAGGATGGGCATCATCGTGCGG GACGAGACGACAGGAGAAATCACTTTTTACATGAAGGGGGCGGACGTGGTGATGGCCGGCATCGTCCAGTACAACGActggctggaggaggag tgtgggAACATGGCTAGAGAAGGTCTGCGGGTACTGGTTGTGGCAAAGAAGTCCCTGACGGAGGAGCAGTACCAGGATTTCGAG GCCCGCTACGTGCAAGCCAAACTGAGCGTGCACGACCGCTCGCTGAAGGTTGCCACGGTGATCGAGAGcctggagatggagatggagctGCTATGTCTGACGGGCGTGGAGGACCAGCTGCAGGCGGACGTGCGCCCCACCCTGGAGATTCTCCGCAACGCTGGGATCAAG GTATGGATGCTGACTGGGGACAAACTTGAAACGGCCACCTGCACAGCCAAGAACGCTCATCTGGTGACCCGCAACCAGGACATCCACGTCTTCCGTCCT GTGACCACGCGAGGGGAGGCCCACCTCGAGCTCAACGCCTTTAGACGGAAGCACGACTGCGCTCTGGTTATCTCTGGAGACTCTCTGGag gtgtgtCTGAAGTTCTACGAGTACGAGTTCATGGAGCtggcctgtcagtgtccggcgGTGGTCTGCTGCCGCTGCGCCCCCACACAGAAAGCTCAGATCGTGCGGCTGCTGCAGGAGCGAACAGGAAAACTCACCTGCGCTGTAG GGGATGGAGGAAATGACGTCAGCATGATCCAGGAAGCAGACTGTGGCGTGGGAGTGGAGGGCAAA gagGGAAAGCAGGCGTCGCTGGCGGCCGATTTCTCCGTCAGCCAGTTTAAGCACTTGGGTCGCCTGCTGATGGTCCACGGGCGGAACAGCTACAAGCGCTCCGCCGCCCTCAGCCAGTTCGTCATCCACAGGAGCCTCTGTATCAGCaccatgcag GCTGTTTTCTCTTCTGTCTTTTACTTCGCCTCCGTCCCTCTATATCAGGGCTTCCTTATCATTGG ATACTCCACCATCTACACCATGTTCCCAGTCTTCTCCCTGGTTCTAGATAAGGATGTGAAGTCCGAGGTGGCCATGTTGTACCCAGAGCTCTACAAGGACCTGTTGAAG GGCCGACCCCTGTCCTTCAAGACGTTCCTCATTTGGGTTCTGATCAGCATCTACCAGG GCAGCATCATCATGTACGGCGCGCTGCTGCTGTTCGAGTCGGAGTTCGTGCACATCGTGGCCATCTCCTTCACCTCGCTCATCCTGACCGAGCTACTGATGGTGGCACTGACCGTGCAGACGTGGCACTGGCTGATGATCGTGGCCGAGCTGCTCAGCCTGGCCTGTTACATCGCCTCGCTCGTCTTCCTGCACGAGTTCATTG